A section of the Phycisphaerales bacterium genome encodes:
- the rny gene encoding ribonuclease Y, giving the protein MLLLGVEGTGLVLWIIAAAVGGAIFSWLLIAQLTGGTISRARKEAERRLETAEREAESIRGKSELDAERFVRQQRETFDKEQAAAKADFKKAEKRLASRQDKLDSKLDRLSSKENKLDQRHESLLSKETAHEEAIVSLQKERDQIRARLAEVGSLTEEAAREQLLEEVRQYAEHDARELSQRILDEAETDARGKSREITLMAIQRYAAEHVADSTVRSVRIASDDLKGRVIGREGRNIRALERATGADILVDDTPGVISVSCFDPVRRAIAGEALAKLVEDGRVHPSRIEEVVASVRADMQERIKTYGSDAVMETSIRGLHPKIVEALGKMHFRTSYGQNVLRHSIEVAFLSQIIADQLGLDGDIGRRCGLLHDIGKAMDHEMEGTHPVIGAEFCRRHGEKTEAVLNAVAGHHGDIPATTPYTPIVMAADAISGARPGARRESMEMYVKRLEQLESLAREHETVTEAHAIQAGREVRVIVDAKKADDALAFDIASKIAKRVEEEMTFPGEIKVTVLREVRAEATAR; this is encoded by the coding sequence GTGCTATTATTGGGCGTTGAGGGGACTGGACTGGTCTTGTGGATCATTGCTGCGGCTGTAGGCGGCGCCATTTTTTCTTGGCTGCTTATCGCTCAGCTCACAGGCGGCACCATTAGCAGAGCCCGCAAGGAAGCGGAGCGTCGATTAGAAACTGCGGAGCGCGAGGCAGAAAGTATTCGCGGCAAGTCGGAGTTGGACGCGGAACGTTTTGTGCGGCAACAGCGAGAGACCTTTGATAAAGAACAGGCCGCAGCGAAAGCTGATTTCAAGAAAGCAGAAAAACGTCTGGCAAGCCGCCAAGACAAACTGGATTCAAAACTGGATCGCCTGTCGTCAAAAGAGAATAAGCTTGATCAGCGGCATGAATCTCTGTTGAGTAAGGAAACCGCACATGAGGAGGCCATTGTGTCTCTTCAAAAAGAACGAGATCAAATTCGTGCTCGGTTGGCAGAGGTTGGATCGCTTACGGAAGAGGCTGCTCGCGAGCAGCTGCTTGAAGAAGTTCGACAGTATGCTGAGCATGATGCTCGCGAGCTATCGCAGCGTATTTTAGATGAAGCAGAAACAGACGCGCGCGGCAAGAGTCGTGAGATCACCTTGATGGCTATCCAGCGTTATGCCGCAGAGCATGTGGCTGATTCAACAGTTCGATCGGTCCGGATTGCATCAGATGATCTCAAGGGCCGAGTCATTGGCCGTGAGGGGCGAAATATTCGAGCATTGGAACGTGCTACTGGAGCGGACATCTTGGTTGATGATACGCCCGGCGTTATTTCAGTTTCATGTTTCGATCCCGTGCGTCGGGCGATTGCGGGCGAGGCGTTAGCCAAGCTCGTCGAAGACGGTCGAGTGCATCCCTCTCGAATTGAAGAAGTTGTTGCCTCAGTCCGTGCCGACATGCAAGAGCGCATTAAGACCTACGGTAGTGATGCAGTGATGGAAACGAGCATTCGAGGTCTTCATCCCAAGATTGTTGAAGCACTGGGCAAAATGCACTTTCGCACAAGTTATGGGCAGAACGTGCTTCGGCACTCTATTGAAGTTGCATTCCTGAGCCAGATCATTGCTGATCAATTGGGGCTTGATGGCGACATCGGCCGCCGCTGTGGGCTGCTTCACGACATCGGTAAGGCGATGGACCATGAGATGGAGGGAACACATCCTGTCATTGGAGCTGAGTTCTGTCGTCGCCACGGCGAGAAGACCGAAGCAGTACTTAATGCGGTTGCCGGCCACCATGGGGATATCCCCGCAACCACACCCTATACACCGATTGTCATGGCCGCTGATGCGATCTCTGGAGCACGTCCAGGAGCGAGGCGGGAATCGATGGAGATGTATGTCAAACGTCTTGAGCAACTCGAATCTTTGGCGAGAGAACATGAGACCGTGACAGAAGCACATGCTATTCAAGCAGGGCGTGAAGTGCGGGTCATCGTGGATGCAAAGAAAGCTGATGATGCACTGGCATTTGATATTGCAAGTAAGATTGCCAAGCGTGTTGAAGAAGAGATGACTTTCCCCGGAGAGATTAAGGTGACGGTGCTACGTGAAGTTCGCGCCGAAGCAACTGCGAGATAA
- a CDS encoding DUF2007 domain-containing protein: MSNHANDLMTVATPQSEVEAQVLVDALNDAGIKAVAFASATGGTALPFPGGVAVQVPEADVDRAKAIIADVGTEGAQIDWDNVDVGEAEGDGSDA; encoded by the coding sequence ATGAGCAACCATGCAAATGATTTGATGACCGTGGCGACACCGCAGTCTGAGGTAGAGGCCCAGGTCTTGGTCGATGCGCTTAATGATGCAGGCATCAAAGCGGTTGCTTTTGCATCCGCTACTGGGGGGACAGCCCTGCCTTTCCCGGGGGGTGTCGCAGTTCAGGTCCCAGAAGCTGATGTGGATCGAGCGAAAGCGATCATTGCCGACGTTGGCACGGAAGGGGCCCAGATTGACTGGGATAATGTTGATGTTGGAGAGGCAGAAGGTGATGGTTCAGACGCTTAG
- a CDS encoding ABC transporter permease subunit, giving the protein MPAILNWVLRLLPTNPICLRLIQGGSRRVRHLYLRSGYLAIMIVVMLFVLLGEIGGSSMSMRSFAAGGAQLFTVVSLLQVGLICLLTPVFMAGAIAQEASPRTWDILLTTPLNSMQIVLGNLFGRLFFVLALLLASLPLFAVTQYFGGVPGSSIFQSYAIAACSALLVAAIAVTLSVTRTAGKRAVFLFYFCVIIYLFLTYAADIQIRQPVRAGSITDLSTVLTPLNPFLALEVLLYSNSYIARPPTDSSSWISNLWFSHPIATFCWICLILSGLMVAYSTLRVRMIGMATGSLPWWRRLVGLSAVGSSTRVPRPVGRNPISWRESHNRGRNLPSILGRWGFVIVGIAIPFLLTVLMATDTVDQKVAKQVITVLVAAEVIVITLVAINMSATAVAREREDGTLDLILTTPIQPGPYIAGKLRGIVQFLAPMMAVPITSMLIVAIFVLSDGFGRGATASIPNPFGGSALVLPLVLPEVVIALILVLVPFTAFCVMVGLQWSIRSKSTISSVVFSVLTAGSVLGLLSLCGIPAGANFSFAGAFIESLSPINVLYTSSYPVQMIPDALNDSVFTARLTLFIGAVVGALIYSLIVWAMYANMKRGFMMTVRRLAGTA; this is encoded by the coding sequence ATGCCAGCCATACTCAACTGGGTCTTGCGACTGCTTCCAACCAACCCCATCTGCCTCCGTCTGATCCAAGGTGGTTCGAGGCGGGTGCGCCATCTCTATCTCCGCTCTGGATATCTGGCCATCATGATTGTGGTCATGCTCTTTGTCTTGCTCGGTGAGATCGGTGGCAGCTCTATGTCCATGCGCAGCTTTGCTGCTGGTGGCGCCCAGCTCTTTACCGTGGTCAGTTTGCTTCAGGTTGGATTGATCTGTTTGTTGACGCCAGTGTTCATGGCAGGTGCCATTGCTCAAGAAGCATCACCGCGAACCTGGGACATCCTGCTGACAACACCTTTGAACTCGATGCAGATTGTGCTTGGCAATCTCTTTGGACGATTGTTCTTTGTACTGGCCCTGCTCCTTGCCAGCCTCCCGCTCTTTGCTGTCACCCAATATTTTGGTGGTGTTCCTGGTAGCTCCATTTTCCAAAGTTACGCCATTGCTGCATGCAGCGCGCTGCTGGTGGCGGCTATTGCCGTCACACTATCGGTCACCCGTACGGCTGGAAAGCGCGCCGTGTTTCTTTTCTACTTTTGCGTCATCATTTACTTATTTCTGACCTATGCCGCTGACATACAGATCCGACAACCGGTTCGTGCCGGATCGATCACAGACCTTTCCACTGTACTCACCCCACTCAATCCGTTTTTAGCACTCGAAGTTCTACTCTATTCAAATTCTTATATTGCCCGTCCACCAACAGATTCAAGCTCTTGGATCTCAAACCTGTGGTTTTCCCATCCCATTGCAACATTCTGTTGGATTTGTTTGATCCTATCTGGGTTGATGGTTGCTTATTCAACACTGCGTGTTCGTATGATTGGAATGGCCACCGGCAGCCTTCCGTGGTGGCGTCGACTGGTTGGGCTCAGTGCTGTTGGCAGCTCAACGCGCGTCCCACGACCGGTTGGCCGTAATCCAATTTCATGGCGAGAATCGCATAATCGTGGTCGTAACCTGCCCTCCATTCTTGGTCGCTGGGGATTTGTCATTGTGGGTATTGCAATCCCATTTCTATTGACAGTTCTCATGGCAACAGACACCGTTGACCAAAAGGTGGCCAAGCAAGTGATCACGGTACTTGTTGCTGCTGAGGTCATCGTCATTACGCTGGTCGCCATCAATATGAGCGCCACAGCAGTGGCTCGTGAACGTGAAGATGGAACCCTTGATCTCATTCTGACGACGCCTATTCAACCGGGCCCCTATATCGCTGGCAAACTCCGAGGCATTGTTCAGTTTCTTGCGCCCATGATGGCTGTTCCAATCACCTCGATGCTCATTGTCGCCATCTTTGTCTTAAGTGATGGTTTTGGGCGCGGGGCCACCGCATCAATACCAAACCCATTTGGTGGTAGTGCACTGGTGCTGCCACTGGTACTCCCTGAAGTGGTCATCGCACTCATACTGGTACTGGTACCATTTACTGCCTTCTGCGTGATGGTTGGCCTGCAATGGTCAATCCGCAGCAAGAGCACCATTTCCTCCGTGGTCTTCTCGGTACTCACCGCTGGAAGTGTTTTGGGCCTCCTCAGTCTCTGTGGTATTCCCGCTGGGGCGAACTTCTCTTTCGCGGGCGCCTTCATCGAGAGCCTCAGCCCAATCAACGTGCTCTACACAAGTTCATATCCTGTCCAAATGATCCCCGATGCACTGAACGACAGCGTTTTCACAGCTCGCCTCACGCTCTTTATTGGTGCTGTTGTGGGCGCTCTGATTTACAGCCTCATTGTCTGGGCTATGTACGCCAATATGAAGCGAGGCTTCATGATGACTGTCCGTAGATTGGCTGGGACAGCATGA
- a CDS encoding MTAP family purine nucleoside phosphorylase, whose translation MSDMDSQLRIAIVGGTGVGDALANQLDAEGRRTERPETPFGLPSDAIQLGSIEGTPVALLRRHGAQHQFNPTHVPYRANIFALKLLGCTHVLASGATGSLQESIKPRDLVLCDQLIDRTTARDQQRTFFDGAAVHVEFADPCCGVMRQWLMKAAESCDDLKLHPQGTYVCMEGPAFSTRAESRMHRSWGGDLIGMTALPEARLVREAEMAYALVGMPTDYDAWREHDPGQDTATVLTEVLAHLTHASDACLRLIRAALRDVTVLRDTPSQAGSALANAIWTSPDAIDVETRQALAPLWGNRLDG comes from the coding sequence ATGAGCGATATGGATTCACAATTAAGGATTGCTATTGTCGGCGGAACTGGCGTCGGCGATGCCCTTGCAAATCAGCTGGATGCCGAAGGACGTCGCACTGAACGTCCTGAGACACCTTTTGGTTTGCCAAGCGACGCGATCCAACTCGGTTCTATTGAAGGAACGCCGGTGGCCCTCCTTCGGCGCCACGGTGCCCAGCATCAATTTAATCCGACCCATGTGCCATACCGGGCAAACATATTTGCCCTCAAGCTTCTGGGCTGCACGCACGTGCTTGCCAGCGGCGCCACTGGATCATTGCAAGAGTCAATCAAGCCGCGCGATCTGGTGCTTTGCGATCAGTTGATTGATCGCACCACAGCCCGTGATCAGCAGCGCACCTTCTTTGACGGGGCTGCGGTTCATGTCGAGTTTGCTGATCCCTGTTGTGGTGTGATGCGGCAATGGCTGATGAAAGCAGCTGAAAGCTGTGACGATCTCAAGCTGCATCCTCAAGGCACTTACGTGTGTATGGAAGGGCCTGCTTTTTCGACGCGAGCAGAGTCGCGTATGCATCGTTCCTGGGGTGGTGATCTCATTGGCATGACGGCTTTGCCAGAAGCTCGCTTAGTGCGTGAGGCAGAAATGGCGTATGCCTTGGTTGGTATGCCGACTGACTACGACGCCTGGCGCGAACATGATCCTGGACAAGATACAGCGACGGTGCTGACTGAGGTGTTGGCGCATCTCACCCATGCGTCTGATGCGTGTTTGAGATTAATTCGCGCGGCGCTGCGTGATGTCACCGTGTTGCGTGATACGCCCAGTCAGGCTGGTTCAGCGCTGGCCAATGCGATCTGGACATCGCCTGATGCCATTGATGTAGAGACGCGCCAAGCGCTAGCCCCGTTGTGGGGTAACCGTTTGGATGGGTAA
- the pdhA gene encoding pyruvate dehydrogenase (acetyl-transferring) E1 component subunit alpha: MTKATATKTIQEKVAPPVKDEAKGKVTKSSSVKKLKQWLREMLLIREFEVRTMQAYQNRLIGGFCHIYSGQEAVAVGTITALNDDDPVITAYRCHGHALARGMDPYRCMAELFGRFDGCAKGKGGSMHMFDRDKHLYGGHAIVGAQTPLATGLAFATKYEQEILKQSDHARVTVCYLGDGAINQGAFHEALNLAGILDLPVIFVIENNGYAMGTSVARGTTLADALYRKAEAYGMKGHLIEEGMDVVSVHDQFKKIVDFSRKNSKPDLVEIRTYRYKGHSMSDPRKYRTPEEEEQWHKRDPIDHLSHDLIESGNLTADEYKKMTTEIRDEIRDVVRRATDAPPPPLDELYVDVHTGTWGPFKGTTLPTMLRSEDANKSQEDA, from the coding sequence ATGACCAAAGCAACAGCAACAAAGACCATTCAGGAAAAGGTGGCACCGCCAGTAAAGGACGAGGCCAAAGGCAAAGTGACTAAGAGTTCAAGTGTAAAAAAGCTCAAGCAGTGGCTACGGGAAATGCTCCTCATTCGAGAGTTTGAGGTACGCACGATGCAGGCGTATCAAAACCGCCTTATCGGAGGCTTCTGCCACATCTATAGCGGGCAAGAAGCAGTCGCCGTTGGCACCATTACGGCCCTCAATGACGATGATCCAGTCATTACTGCATACCGCTGCCATGGCCACGCCCTTGCACGTGGCATGGATCCATATCGATGTATGGCAGAGCTCTTCGGCAGATTTGATGGTTGTGCAAAAGGTAAGGGCGGGTCAATGCATATGTTTGACCGCGATAAACACCTTTATGGGGGGCATGCCATCGTTGGCGCCCAGACGCCGCTCGCAACAGGACTGGCCTTTGCGACAAAGTATGAGCAAGAGATTCTCAAGCAATCTGATCACGCCCGAGTCACTGTGTGCTATCTGGGAGATGGCGCCATCAATCAAGGCGCTTTCCATGAGGCTCTGAACCTCGCAGGCATACTCGATCTTCCAGTGATCTTTGTCATCGAAAACAATGGATATGCCATGGGGACTTCAGTCGCACGTGGTACCACATTGGCCGATGCGCTCTACCGCAAGGCTGAAGCTTATGGAATGAAGGGACATCTGATCGAGGAAGGGATGGACGTCGTTTCTGTTCATGACCAATTCAAAAAGATTGTTGACTTCTCAAGAAAGAACTCCAAGCCCGATCTGGTAGAAATTCGCACCTATCGCTACAAGGGTCACTCCATGTCTGATCCTCGCAAGTACCGGACTCCTGAAGAAGAAGAGCAATGGCACAAGCGAGATCCGATTGATCACCTTTCGCACGACCTCATCGAATCAGGCAATCTGACCGCTGACGAGTACAAAAAAATGACAACTGAGATTCGCGATGAGATTCGTGATGTTGTCCGGCGAGCCACTGATGCACCGCCACCACCACTGGATGAACTAT
- the rsmA gene encoding 16S rRNA (adenine(1518)-N(6)/adenine(1519)-N(6))-dimethyltransferase RsmA, which yields MQTLTEIRQLLAEHGLRPRRRLGQNFMHDKNQVAKLVSAAALEPGELVLEVGPGTGTLTEALIAAGARVVASELDAGLAALIRDRFGEEITIVEGDCLAGSDSLAPALLTALGDQPFVTVANLPYQVASPLMVLLLQTCVNCRAIFVTVQLEVAQRMTASPGTKQWGPLTVMLQAFADIKRLAVIPASSFWPEPKIKSALVSLQRRPQTLISDAHGFGRFVTQLFTKRRKQLGAIQPTWKVSSLDFDWTRRPESLAISELVTLFEFEKKARMQREVQ from the coding sequence ATGCAAACACTGACTGAGATTCGCCAGTTGTTAGCTGAGCATGGCCTTCGGCCACGTCGTCGCTTGGGTCAGAATTTCATGCATGATAAGAATCAGGTGGCCAAGCTGGTGTCTGCAGCAGCACTGGAACCTGGTGAACTTGTGTTGGAAGTCGGCCCCGGTACAGGCACGCTGACCGAAGCATTAATCGCAGCTGGGGCTCGAGTCGTCGCCAGTGAACTCGATGCTGGTCTTGCAGCGCTCATTCGTGATCGCTTTGGAGAAGAGATAACGATTGTTGAAGGCGACTGTTTAGCAGGTTCTGATTCACTTGCGCCAGCGCTTTTAACGGCCCTTGGTGATCAGCCCTTTGTGACGGTTGCCAATCTTCCATACCAGGTGGCGAGCCCACTGATGGTTTTGCTTCTTCAGACCTGTGTGAATTGCCGAGCTATTTTTGTGACCGTTCAGCTTGAGGTGGCCCAACGGATGACAGCAAGCCCTGGGACCAAACAGTGGGGGCCACTCACTGTCATGTTGCAGGCATTTGCTGACATTAAGCGGTTGGCGGTGATTCCTGCCAGCAGCTTCTGGCCAGAGCCAAAGATTAAAAGTGCACTTGTTTCCTTGCAGAGGCGGCCGCAGACGTTGATCTCAGACGCGCATGGATTTGGTCGCTTTGTGACCCAGCTCTTTACCAAGCGGCGTAAACAGTTGGGCGCTATTCAACCTACTTGGAAAGTGTCGTCGCTTGATTTTGATTGGACGAGACGTCCAGAGTCTTTGGCAATATCGGAATTGGTAACACTGTTTGAATTCGAGAAAAAAGCGAGGATGCAAAGAGAAGTACAATGA
- the efp gene encoding elongation factor P → MPIKATDVRRGQALIFNGQLNIVLDTDHVKPGKGPAYVQAKMKNLETGTIKVNRLNSSDKLDDVNIDRREMQYLYDSSGQGNGPFVFMDNDNYEQFEVDGDVLGSDQSQWLKENITVKIMMHEERPLGVEMPLVVELAVTETAPQPKGATATNQLKTAVVETGANVRVPPFIEIGQVVKINTETGEYLGKA, encoded by the coding sequence ATGCCAATAAAGGCTACAGACGTCAGGCGTGGGCAAGCCCTGATTTTTAATGGTCAGTTGAACATCGTGCTCGATACCGATCACGTGAAGCCTGGTAAGGGGCCAGCGTATGTACAAGCGAAGATGAAAAACTTGGAGACAGGTACCATCAAGGTAAACCGTCTCAATTCATCTGATAAGCTTGATGACGTCAATATTGACCGTCGTGAAATGCAATATCTCTATGACAGTAGTGGTCAGGGTAATGGCCCTTTTGTCTTTATGGACAATGACAATTATGAACAGTTTGAAGTAGATGGTGATGTGCTTGGTTCTGATCAGAGCCAATGGCTCAAAGAGAACATCACGGTCAAGATTATGATGCACGAAGAACGCCCGTTGGGTGTTGAAATGCCACTGGTCGTGGAATTAGCGGTGACCGAGACGGCGCCACAGCCAAAGGGTGCTACAGCCACAAATCAACTCAAAACAGCCGTGGTCGAAACCGGTGCCAATGTGCGCGTGCCACCCTTTATTGAGATTGGTCAGGTCGTCAAGATCAATACCGAAACCGGGGAATACCTAGGCAAGGCATGA
- a CDS encoding mechanosensitive ion channel family protein — protein sequence MHLDPSTTSSPVDHPAVASGDGAEAGPGTGEAHSQVDWFEWDTYVEIVESFFELHTLDLILTVVFLLTAVIADIVQRFMIRRLRKRAERNGHEVRSIIAAAITGPLGFGIWITAITTSIQLYVPEDTRVIPVFYEYVGDIRILVIIALLAWFIARCLRRSEVVVVNRHQAANAEFDLTALQALMGFGVIMVWIVAVLVGFQSLGFNLAALLTIGGVGAAAIGFAAQDCISNFFGGLMVLFNAPFKVGDWIQSPDRELEGTVERIGLYATVVRSFDKRPIYVPNSIFLKAITVNPSRMTNRRIKFNLTLRYQDLGQVQAVSDAIKKMLMEHPEIDTAQTMLVNFTTYGDSSIDIMIYTFTKTTVWAKFEDIRSDVLLRIGGIVKQHDADFAFPTRTIEFAGSPPQDVQPLGVSS from the coding sequence ATGCATTTAGATCCTTCAACAACCTCCAGTCCGGTGGATCATCCTGCTGTGGCGTCCGGAGATGGGGCCGAAGCTGGCCCAGGCACAGGTGAAGCGCATAGCCAGGTCGACTGGTTCGAATGGGATACCTATGTCGAAATAGTTGAGTCATTTTTCGAACTTCACACCCTTGATCTCATTCTCACTGTCGTTTTTCTTTTGACTGCTGTGATTGCGGACATCGTCCAAAGATTTATGATTCGTAGGTTGCGTAAACGTGCTGAGAGAAATGGTCACGAAGTACGGTCTATTATTGCGGCTGCCATCACGGGTCCTTTGGGGTTTGGGATCTGGATTACGGCAATTACAACTTCAATACAGTTGTATGTTCCTGAAGACACCAGGGTCATTCCCGTGTTTTACGAATATGTCGGTGACATTCGTATTCTTGTCATTATTGCGTTACTCGCATGGTTCATTGCTCGGTGCCTTCGGCGGAGCGAAGTGGTTGTTGTCAACCGGCACCAAGCCGCCAATGCTGAGTTTGACCTGACTGCATTACAAGCACTTATGGGCTTTGGTGTGATCATGGTTTGGATCGTTGCGGTACTGGTGGGTTTTCAATCGCTCGGTTTCAATCTGGCAGCCTTGCTGACGATCGGTGGTGTCGGTGCGGCAGCAATCGGATTTGCGGCTCAGGATTGCATCTCGAATTTCTTTGGAGGTTTGATGGTGCTTTTCAATGCGCCATTTAAAGTGGGCGATTGGATTCAGTCACCAGATCGAGAACTTGAGGGCACCGTGGAGCGGATTGGTCTTTATGCGACGGTCGTTCGTTCATTTGATAAGCGGCCAATCTATGTGCCGAATTCTATTTTCCTCAAGGCTATTACTGTCAATCCATCAAGAATGACCAATCGACGGATTAAGTTTAATTTGACTTTGCGTTATCAAGATTTGGGTCAGGTTCAGGCGGTGAGTGATGCCATTAAGAAAATGCTGATGGAGCATCCAGAGATTGATACTGCGCAGACGATGCTGGTTAACTTCACAACATATGGTGACTCATCGATTGATATCATGATTTACACATTCACAAAAACGACCGTCTGGGCCAAGTTTGAAGATATACGGTCGGATGTGCTTCTTAGGATTGGTGGCATTGTCAAGCAACATGACGCTGACTTTGCATTCCCAACACGTACGATTGAGTTTGCTGGATCTCCGCCACAGGACGTTCAACCATTAGGCGTCTCCAGTTAA